A single window of Streptomyces aquilus DNA harbors:
- a CDS encoding MarR family winged helix-turn-helix transcriptional regulator has translation MPPSSPRQPRDLMQLLTRAERLAARRLQAALDEEGCSLDAWRVLGLLSDGQGHHMTAIAEAAFLPPPTLTKLVDHLVDQNLVHRRVDPLDRRRILAHLTPRGQEYWRRVDRAVRADWPALSDGDEELLRGLLERLAATVDATSRV, from the coding sequence ATGCCCCCCTCATCACCGCGTCAGCCCCGCGACCTGATGCAGCTTCTGACCCGGGCCGAGCGGCTGGCGGCGCGACGCCTCCAGGCGGCGCTGGACGAGGAGGGCTGCTCGCTCGACGCCTGGCGGGTGCTCGGGCTGCTCTCCGACGGGCAGGGGCACCACATGACGGCGATCGCCGAGGCCGCCTTCCTGCCGCCGCCGACGCTGACCAAGCTCGTCGACCACCTCGTCGACCAGAACCTCGTCCACCGCCGGGTGGACCCGCTGGACCGGCGGCGCATCCTCGCCCACCTCACCCCGCGCGGCCAGGAGTACTGGCGGCGCGTCGACCGCGCGGTCCGCGCCGACTGGCCCGCGCTGAGCGACGGGGACGAGGAACTGCTGCGCGGCCTGCTGGAGCGGCTGGCTGCCACGGTCGACGCGACCAGCCGGGT
- a CDS encoding substrate-binding domain-containing protein, producing the protein MFRPRPPAPDWFTADASVLGVALVFPLQGPAGIFGPTCELCAQLAAEEVNRAGGVLGRELKLLPVDGGASPREIADHVEALVDLGVVQGVTGWHISSVRQALAPRIAHRVPYVYTALYEGGEHTAGVFLTSETPRDQLRPAMGLLAHERGVRRWFVVGNDYVWPRRTARAAHAYARESGGVIGGEVYLPLGTHDFEPVLRRIERSDADGVLMLLVGSDAVRFNRAFAAYGLAARCLRLSTLMDENMLMASGPSATEDLYSTAGFFASLANQDTLDLHGQYADRYGIEAPALGSLGESCYEGVLLLAALLKRAGTLDVTAIGAAAGTVSYEGPRGLMHLRDRHVRQRIYLARADGLDFDVLTELDLHGTRP; encoded by the coding sequence ATGTTCCGGCCCCGTCCGCCCGCCCCCGACTGGTTCACCGCCGACGCCTCCGTGCTCGGCGTGGCCCTGGTCTTCCCGTTGCAGGGGCCCGCCGGGATCTTCGGGCCGACCTGCGAGTTGTGCGCCCAGCTGGCGGCCGAGGAGGTCAACCGGGCGGGCGGGGTCCTCGGGCGGGAGCTGAAGCTGCTGCCCGTCGACGGGGGCGCCTCGCCGCGGGAGATCGCCGACCACGTCGAGGCGCTGGTGGACCTGGGGGTCGTGCAGGGTGTCACGGGCTGGCACATCTCCTCGGTGCGGCAGGCGCTGGCGCCGAGAATCGCCCATCGGGTGCCGTACGTCTACACCGCGCTGTACGAAGGCGGCGAGCACACCGCCGGGGTGTTCCTGACGAGCGAGACACCGCGCGACCAACTTCGGCCCGCGATGGGCCTGTTGGCACACGAGCGCGGGGTGCGCCGCTGGTTCGTCGTCGGCAACGACTATGTGTGGCCGCGGCGTACGGCACGGGCGGCGCACGCGTACGCTCGCGAGTCCGGCGGGGTGATCGGCGGCGAGGTCTATCTCCCGCTCGGCACCCATGACTTCGAGCCGGTCCTGCGGCGCATCGAGCGCTCGGACGCGGACGGGGTGCTGATGCTGCTGGTCGGCAGTGACGCCGTGCGCTTCAACCGGGCGTTCGCCGCCTACGGGTTGGCCGCGCGCTGTCTGCGGCTCAGCACGCTCATGGACGAGAACATGCTGATGGCGAGCGGCCCTTCGGCCACCGAGGACCTCTACAGCACCGCCGGCTTCTTCGCTTCCCTCGCCAACCAGGACACCCTCGACCTCCACGGCCAGTACGCCGACCGGTACGGGATCGAGGCGCCCGCGCTCGGCAGTCTCGGCGAATCCTGTTACGAGGGCGTGCTGTTGCTCGCCGCGCTGCTCAAGCGGGCCGGGACCCTCGACGTGACGGCGATCGGGGCGGCGGCCGGGACGGTGTCGTACGAGGGTCCGCGCGGCCTGATGCATCTGCGGGACCGGCATGTGCGGCAGCGGATCTATCTGGCGCGGGCGGACGGGCTGGACTTCGACGTCCTCACGGAGCTCGATCTGCACGGAACCCGCCCTTGA
- the urtA gene encoding urea ABC transporter substrate-binding protein: protein MSSGSRSSRVPRRGFLAVGAALTAVVTLSACGAKTDAAGSSSDKAAKIDVSGDTVKVGLLNSLSGTMAISEVTVRDSLKLAIDEINASGGVLGKKIKPISEDGASDWPTFAEKAQKLIKEDGVAATFGCWTSASRKAVKPVFEKNKSLLFYPVQYEGLEQSPYIFYTGATTNQQIVPALDYLKSKGLKKLYLVGSDYVFPRTANKEIKAYAKANGMTILGEDYAPLGSTEFSTIANKVKASKADAVFNTLNGDSNVAFFKEYKSAGLTAKSMPVVSVSIAEEEVKSIGTQYLAGQLTAWNYYQTTAGAANAKFVKAYKAKYGQDKPTSDPMEAAYTSVYLWKAMVEKAKSFDPEKVKAASDGITFDAPEGKVTVDGASQHVYKTARIGEIGTDGQIKEVWNSGKPVKPDPFLKGYSWASGLS from the coding sequence TTGTCCAGCGGTTCCCGCAGTTCCCGTGTTCCTCGCCGTGGCTTCCTCGCCGTCGGCGCCGCCCTCACGGCGGTCGTGACGCTGTCCGCGTGCGGCGCCAAGACCGACGCGGCCGGCTCGTCGTCCGACAAGGCGGCGAAGATCGACGTCAGCGGTGACACCGTCAAGGTCGGTCTGCTCAACTCGCTTTCCGGCACGATGGCGATCAGCGAGGTGACCGTCCGCGACTCGCTGAAGCTCGCCATCGACGAGATCAACGCCTCCGGCGGCGTCCTCGGCAAGAAGATCAAGCCGATCAGCGAGGACGGCGCCTCCGACTGGCCGACGTTCGCCGAGAAGGCGCAGAAGCTCATCAAGGAGGACGGGGTCGCGGCCACCTTCGGCTGCTGGACCTCCGCCAGCCGCAAGGCCGTCAAGCCGGTCTTCGAGAAGAACAAGTCGCTGCTGTTCTACCCGGTGCAGTACGAGGGGCTGGAGCAGTCGCCGTACATCTTCTACACCGGCGCCACCACCAACCAGCAGATCGTCCCGGCCCTCGACTACCTCAAGAGCAAGGGCCTGAAGAAGCTGTACCTGGTCGGCAGCGACTACGTCTTCCCGCGCACCGCCAACAAGGAGATCAAGGCGTACGCGAAGGCCAACGGCATGACGATCCTCGGCGAGGACTACGCGCCGCTGGGCTCCACGGAGTTCTCCACGATCGCCAACAAGGTGAAGGCGTCGAAGGCGGACGCCGTCTTCAACACCCTCAACGGCGACTCCAACGTGGCCTTCTTCAAGGAGTACAAGTCGGCCGGTCTGACCGCCAAGTCGATGCCGGTCGTCTCGGTGTCGATCGCCGAGGAGGAGGTCAAGTCGATCGGCACGCAGTACCTGGCGGGCCAGTTGACGGCCTGGAACTACTACCAGACCACCGCGGGCGCGGCGAACGCGAAGTTCGTGAAGGCGTACAAGGCCAAGTACGGCCAGGACAAGCCGACCAGTGACCCGATGGAGGCCGCCTACACCTCGGTCTACCTGTGGAAGGCCATGGTCGAGAAGGCGAAGTCCTTCGACCCGGAGAAGGTGAAGGCCGCCTCCGACGGCATCACCTTCGACGCCCCCGAGGGCAAGGTCACCGTCGACGGCGCCTCGCAGCACGTCTACAAGACCGCCCGCATCGGCGAGATCGGGACCGACGGCCAGATCAAGGAGGTCTGGAACTCCGGCAAGCCGGTCAAGCCGGACCCGTTCCTCAAGGGCTACTCCTGGGCCTCCGGCCTGTCCTGA
- the urtB gene encoding urea ABC transporter permease subunit UrtB, whose amino-acid sequence MTVILGQTFTGISIGAVLLLIALGLSLTFGQMNVINMAHGEFIMAGAYTTYVLQKSISSAGISLLVALPVAFLVSGALGALLEWLLIRRLYLRPLDTLLVTWGVSLMLQQLARDIFGAPNVQTRAPDWLTGNITVIGGDDPLTFANSRLFILGLAVAAVVALSLTLRLTPLGRRIRAVVQNRDLAEVSGISTSTVDRTAFFIGSGLAGVAGVALTLVGPIGPTMGTNVIIDAFLVIVVGGIGQLKGTVIVAFVLGVLQSVLEYSTTVSVAKVLVLVAIVAFLQWRPQGLYTLRTRSLV is encoded by the coding sequence ATGACCGTGATCCTCGGTCAGACCTTCACCGGCATCAGCATCGGTGCCGTCCTGCTGCTCATCGCGCTCGGTCTCTCGCTCACCTTCGGCCAGATGAACGTCATCAACATGGCCCACGGCGAGTTCATCATGGCGGGCGCCTACACGACGTACGTCCTGCAGAAGTCCATTTCGAGTGCGGGAATTTCGCTGCTGGTCGCTCTTCCCGTCGCATTTCTCGTCTCGGGCGCGCTCGGCGCGTTGCTGGAATGGCTGCTGATTCGCCGTCTGTATCTGCGGCCACTCGACACACTCCTCGTCACCTGGGGTGTCTCGTTGATGCTCCAGCAGCTCGCCCGCGACATTTTCGGCGCCCCCAATGTGCAGACCCGCGCGCCGGACTGGCTGACCGGCAACATCACGGTCATCGGCGGCGACGACCCGCTCACCTTCGCCAACAGCCGGCTGTTCATCCTGGGGCTGGCGGTCGCGGCGGTCGTCGCGCTGTCGCTGACGCTGCGGCTCACGCCGCTGGGCCGGCGCATCCGGGCCGTGGTGCAGAACCGGGACCTCGCCGAGGTGTCCGGCATCTCGACCTCGACCGTGGACCGTACCGCCTTCTTCATCGGGTCCGGGCTGGCCGGAGTCGCCGGCGTCGCACTGACGCTGGTCGGGCCGATCGGGCCGACGATGGGCACCAACGTCATCATCGACGCCTTCCTGGTGATCGTGGTCGGCGGCATCGGGCAGCTCAAGGGCACGGTCATCGTGGCCTTCGTGCTGGGGGTGCTCCAGTCGGTCCTGGAGTACTCCACGACCGTCAGCGTCGCCAAGGTGCTGGTGCTCGTCGCGATCGTCGCGTTCCTCCAGTGGCGGCCCCAGGGGCTGTACACGCTGCGCACGAGGAGTCTCGTATGA
- the urtC gene encoding urea ABC transporter permease subunit UrtC: MNVLTGRSARAWAGFAGAAVVLFAIAPLALSDFRLGLLAKYLCTAMVAVGICLAWGRGGLLTLGQGVFFGLGGYAMAMHLKIADAGPGNLPDFMQLYGTATELPWWWKPFENPAFALAATVLLPMAVAALLGLFIFRRRVKGAYFAILSQALAAALAIWLIGQQATTGGTNGLTDIQGFFGYSLDDPVNQRMVYFVIAAALLLLMAIARQLINSRYGELLVAVRDSEERVRFLGYDPANVKLVAYVVAAGMAGLAGALFVPAVGIISPALIGIVPSIEFVIGAAVGGRASLVGAVLGAVAVAWAKTALSEEFPAAWTYFQGLLFIVALAFLPGGLASLAVLVRRRRKAPPAQKTAAVPLGEAA; the protein is encoded by the coding sequence ATGAACGTCCTCACAGGCCGCTCGGCACGGGCGTGGGCGGGGTTCGCCGGTGCCGCGGTCGTCCTCTTCGCGATCGCCCCGCTCGCGCTGTCGGACTTCCGGCTCGGGTTGCTCGCCAAGTACCTGTGCACGGCCATGGTCGCCGTCGGCATCTGTCTGGCCTGGGGCCGTGGCGGGCTGCTGACGCTGGGTCAGGGCGTGTTCTTCGGGCTCGGCGGCTACGCGATGGCCATGCACCTGAAGATCGCCGACGCCGGGCCCGGCAACCTGCCCGACTTCATGCAGCTGTACGGCACGGCCACCGAACTCCCCTGGTGGTGGAAGCCGTTCGAGAACCCGGCCTTCGCGCTGGCGGCGACCGTGCTGCTGCCGATGGCGGTGGCCGCGCTGCTCGGACTGTTCATCTTCCGGCGCCGGGTCAAGGGCGCGTACTTCGCGATCCTCAGCCAGGCCCTGGCCGCCGCGCTGGCCATCTGGCTGATCGGCCAGCAGGCCACGACCGGCGGCACCAACGGACTCACCGACATCCAGGGCTTCTTCGGGTACTCCCTCGACGACCCGGTCAACCAGCGGATGGTGTACTTCGTCATCGCCGCCGCCCTGCTGCTGCTCATGGCGATCGCCCGGCAGCTCATCAACAGCCGGTACGGTGAACTCCTCGTCGCCGTACGGGACTCGGAGGAGCGGGTGCGCTTCCTCGGGTACGACCCGGCGAACGTCAAGCTCGTCGCGTACGTCGTCGCCGCCGGGATGGCGGGGCTGGCGGGCGCGCTGTTCGTGCCGGCGGTCGGCATCATCTCGCCCGCGCTGATCGGCATCGTCCCGTCCATCGAGTTCGTCATCGGCGCCGCGGTGGGCGGCCGGGCCAGCCTGGTCGGCGCGGTGCTGGGCGCGGTCGCGGTCGCCTGGGCCAAGACCGCGCTGTCGGAGGAGTTCCCGGCGGCCTGGACCTACTTCCAGGGGCTGCTGTTCATCGTGGCGCTGGCCTTCCTGCCCGGCGGGCTGGCCTCGCTCGCGGTGCTCGTACGGCGGCGGCGCAAGGCACCCCCCGCGCAGAAGACGGCGGCCGTCCCGTTGGGAGAAGCAGCATGA